In one Oscillospiraceae bacterium genomic region, the following are encoded:
- the lgt_1 gene encoding prolipoprotein diacylglyceryl transferase → MRAVTFPGLGLDISMDRVAFHIGSWPIYWYGIIIACGFLLAVLFCSYQSKKFGIKSDDLIDMLFFAVPLAIVGARLYYIVFYPELYVKADGSLDLMQMVRVWDGGLAIYGGVIAGVLTLLVFCKVKKLRFTAFADVCVYGLLIGQLIGRWGNFVNIEAYGGPTTLPWRMGVYEFVNGAWQYAEVHPTFLYESLWNLVGLVLLIVIAKKWRRFDGQIFLCYLAWYGFGRGLIEGLRTDSLYFFSTGLRVSQVLGFASCLVAVALLAYHLFVRRHKPEELWVNQIAAQQAAENGKKEEQAHDGDSN, encoded by the coding sequence ATGCGCGCCGTCACCTTCCCCGGCCTGGGGCTGGACATCTCCATGGATCGGGTGGCCTTCCACATCGGGTCCTGGCCCATCTACTGGTACGGCATCATCATCGCCTGCGGCTTCCTGCTGGCGGTGCTGTTCTGCAGCTACCAGTCCAAGAAGTTTGGGATCAAGTCCGACGATCTCATTGACATGCTCTTCTTCGCCGTGCCCCTGGCCATCGTAGGGGCGCGGCTGTACTACATCGTGTTCTACCCGGAGCTTTACGTGAAGGCGGACGGCTCCCTGGACCTGATGCAGATGGTACGCGTCTGGGACGGCGGGCTGGCCATCTACGGCGGCGTCATCGCGGGCGTGCTCACCCTGCTGGTGTTCTGCAAGGTAAAGAAGCTCCGCTTTACAGCCTTTGCCGACGTGTGCGTCTACGGGCTGCTCATCGGCCAGCTCATCGGCCGGTGGGGCAACTTCGTCAATATCGAGGCCTACGGCGGCCCCACCACCCTGCCCTGGCGCATGGGGGTGTACGAGTTTGTAAACGGCGCGTGGCAGTACGCCGAGGTGCACCCCACCTTCCTCTACGAGTCCCTTTGGAACCTGGTGGGCCTCGTCCTGCTCATTGTCATCGCCAAAAAGTGGCGCAGGTTCGACGGGCAGATCTTTTTATGCTATCTGGCGTGGTACGGCTTCGGCCGGGGCCTCATCGAGGGGCTGCGCACCGACAGCCTGTACTTCTTCTCCACCGGCCTGCGGGTCTCCCAGGTGCTGGGCTTCGCCTCCTGCCTCGTGGCGGTGGCGCTGCTGGCGTACCACCTTTTCGTGCGCAGGCATAAGCCGGAGGAGCTCTGGGTCAATCAGATCGCGGCCCAGCAGGCCGCTGAGAACGGGAAGAAGGAGGAGCAAGCGCATGACGGCGACAGTAATTGA
- the ymfH gene encoding putative zinc protease YmfH, with protein MVSKQYPRIGEELYHAELENGLHIYVDPKPEFQKSYAFFATNYGGMDMRFKLAGDWQDTPAGVAHFLEHKMFDTQDGNALQDLAQNGASPNAFTSSAITGYYFESTEKFYDNLKILLSFVSIPWFTPESVDKEQGIIGQEIRMIEDDPEWQVFMNLLYALYEHHPIRVSVAGTQESISHITADTLYACHKAFYNPANMVLCVAGDVDPERVCALAREILPGEGNGEIERDYGPQEPAGAHEHLRTLDMAVSTPIFQLGFKADPAPAGEARLRQELVGELACEALLGSSSPLYARLYDQGLINKGFGYGYEDYPGCAFLCAGGESRDPEAVRDAVLAEAARIGGEGVDDGLFQRLKKASYGSRVRALNSFEHICVGTAQAHFAGAELFRFPEIYDAIKRSDVEDCIRAWANPERAALAVVRPGGEG; from the coding sequence ATGGTTAGCAAACAGTACCCCCGCATCGGGGAGGAACTCTATCACGCCGAGCTGGAGAACGGCCTGCACATCTACGTGGACCCCAAGCCGGAATTTCAGAAGAGCTACGCCTTCTTCGCCACCAACTACGGCGGCATGGACATGCGCTTCAAGCTGGCCGGGGACTGGCAGGACACCCCCGCCGGGGTGGCCCATTTCCTGGAGCACAAGATGTTCGACACCCAGGACGGCAACGCCCTTCAGGATCTGGCCCAGAACGGGGCCAGCCCCAACGCCTTCACCAGCTCCGCCATCACGGGCTACTATTTTGAGAGCACCGAGAAGTTCTACGACAACCTGAAAATCCTGCTCTCCTTCGTCTCCATCCCCTGGTTTACGCCCGAGAGCGTGGACAAGGAGCAGGGCATCATCGGCCAGGAGATCCGCATGATTGAGGACGACCCGGAGTGGCAGGTCTTTATGAACCTGCTCTACGCCCTCTACGAGCACCACCCCATCCGCGTCTCGGTGGCGGGCACCCAGGAGTCCATCTCCCATATCACGGCGGACACCCTCTACGCCTGCCACAAGGCGTTTTACAACCCGGCCAACATGGTTTTGTGCGTGGCGGGGGACGTGGACCCGGAGCGGGTGTGCGCCCTGGCCCGGGAGATCCTGCCCGGGGAGGGCAACGGCGAGATTGAGCGGGACTACGGCCCCCAGGAGCCCGCCGGGGCCCACGAGCACCTGCGCACCCTGGACATGGCGGTGTCCACCCCCATCTTCCAGCTGGGCTTCAAGGCCGACCCCGCCCCGGCGGGGGAGGCGCGGCTGCGCCAGGAGCTGGTGGGGGAGCTGGCCTGCGAGGCGCTCTTGGGCTCCTCCAGCCCGCTGTACGCCCGCCTGTACGACCAGGGGCTTATCAACAAGGGCTTCGGCTACGGGTACGAGGACTACCCCGGCTGCGCCTTCCTCTGCGCCGGGGGCGAGAGCCGGGACCCGGAGGCGGTGCGGGACGCGGTGCTCGCCGAGGCGGCGCGCATCGGCGGGGAAGGGGTGGACGACGGCCTCTTCCAGCGCCTCAAGAAGGCCTCCTACGGCAGCCGCGTGCGGGCGCTGAACTCCTTTGAGCACATCTGCGTGGGCACGGCCCAGGCCCACTTCGCCGGGGCGGAGCTCTTCCGCTTCCCGGAGATCTACGACGCTATTAAAAGGTCCGATGTGGAGGACTGCATCCGCGCCTGGGCGAACCCGGAGCGTGCGGCCCTGGCCGTGGTCAGGCCGGGAGGGGAGGGATGA
- the ymfF gene encoding putative inactive metalloprotease YmfF: MTEVTQTMLLPGVHLTAVRTKKFKSCALGAEFLVPLSREEAAANALVPSVLRRGTAERPDMEALSAALDELYGGSVEPSVRRKGETQCVGFVASFLDDAYTPGGEAILEPAAALLGDLLLRPALEQGGFRPAYVEGERSNLIDRIRAQINDKRQYALNRVVAEMCAGEPFGVDKLGDEAHAAAITGEGLWARYRDLLEHAWIELYYCGSADLERVKGALLSALDGLPAGGTRIRPAAPEKRPAPARPRLVEEALDVTQGKLTMGFRTGDIDVHSPAFPALMLCNALYGGTTTSKLFLNVREKRSLCYYASSQLEKLKGVMLISSGVEFDKVEQAKDEIFAQLRAVQAGEFEDWELEGARRSVVSALNTTLDAQGRLEDYWLGQAAAGLDEGPEALGARVERVTRQQVVEAAARLTPDTIYFLKGKEA; the protein is encoded by the coding sequence ATGACCGAAGTCACCCAGACCATGCTGCTGCCCGGCGTCCATCTGACGGCGGTGCGCACAAAGAAATTCAAATCCTGCGCCCTCGGCGCGGAGTTTTTGGTGCCCCTGAGCCGGGAGGAGGCCGCGGCCAACGCGCTGGTGCCCTCCGTCCTGCGCCGGGGCACGGCGGAGCGCCCCGACATGGAGGCCCTCTCCGCCGCCCTGGACGAGCTCTACGGCGGCTCGGTGGAGCCCTCGGTGCGCCGCAAGGGGGAGACTCAGTGCGTGGGCTTTGTGGCCAGCTTCCTGGACGACGCTTATACCCCCGGCGGGGAGGCCATCCTTGAGCCCGCCGCCGCCCTGCTGGGCGATCTGCTCCTGCGTCCCGCGCTGGAGCAGGGGGGCTTCCGCCCCGCCTACGTGGAGGGGGAGCGCTCCAACCTCATCGACCGCATCCGCGCCCAGATCAACGACAAGCGGCAGTACGCCCTGAACCGCGTGGTGGCCGAGATGTGCGCCGGGGAGCCCTTCGGCGTGGATAAGCTGGGGGACGAGGCCCACGCCGCCGCCATCACGGGGGAGGGCCTGTGGGCGCGCTACCGGGACCTGCTGGAGCACGCCTGGATCGAGCTCTACTACTGCGGCTCCGCCGACCTGGAGCGGGTGAAGGGGGCGCTGCTGAGCGCCCTGGACGGCCTGCCCGCGGGCGGAACGCGCATCCGCCCCGCCGCCCCTGAAAAGCGGCCCGCCCCCGCCCGGCCCAGGCTGGTGGAGGAGGCGCTGGACGTGACCCAGGGCAAGCTGACCATGGGCTTTCGCACGGGGGACATCGACGTGCACAGCCCCGCCTTCCCCGCCCTGATGCTCTGCAACGCGCTCTACGGCGGCACCACCACCTCCAAGCTCTTTTTGAATGTGCGGGAGAAGCGCTCCCTGTGCTACTACGCCAGCTCCCAGCTGGAGAAGCTCAAGGGGGTCATGCTGATCTCCTCCGGCGTGGAGTTCGACAAGGTGGAGCAGGCGAAGGACGAGATTTTCGCCCAGCTCAGGGCCGTCCAGGCGGGCGAATTTGAGGACTGGGAGCTGGAGGGCGCCCGCCGCTCGGTGGTCAGCGCCCTGAACACCACCCTGGACGCCCAGGGCCGGCTGGAGGACTACTGGCTGGGCCAGGCCGCCGCCGGCCTGGACGAGGGCCCCGAGGCCCTGGGGGCGCGGGTGGAGCGGGTGACGCGGCAGCAGGTCGTGGAGGCCGCGGCCCGCCTCACCCCGGACACCATCTATTTCTTAAAAGGCAAGGAGGCTTAA
- a CDS encoding transporter, producing the protein MTRDTVESIARAGADKLRFSRSATLRYLTRAAIAGAYIFVGALVSSLAAAWFYDGSLPVAKLLGAITFSAALILIVLLGGELFTGTNLVMGISLYDGAVSPGGALRVWALAWVGNFAGILVLSLLFAGSGASRDLLGAYLAICVPGKLSAPWYALLLKGVLCNFLVCVGVFSGFRLKSEGGKALVITLVITTFVLAGLEHSVANMAYFSLYALLVPGADFAAMALNLLWVTLGNLLGGAVVLGLPLWYAAEAKS; encoded by the coding sequence ATGACCCGAGACACTGTGGAATCCATCGCCCGCGCCGGGGCGGACAAGCTCCGCTTCTCCCGGTCGGCCACCCTTCGCTACCTGACCCGCGCGGCCATCGCGGGCGCCTACATCTTTGTGGGCGCGCTGGTCTCCAGCCTGGCCGCCGCCTGGTTCTACGACGGCAGCCTGCCCGTCGCCAAGCTGCTGGGGGCAATTACCTTCTCCGCCGCCCTCATCCTAATCGTGCTGCTGGGGGGCGAGCTCTTCACCGGCACCAATCTGGTCATGGGAATTTCCCTCTACGACGGCGCGGTCAGCCCCGGCGGCGCCCTGCGGGTCTGGGCCCTGGCCTGGGTGGGCAATTTCGCGGGCATCCTGGTGCTCAGCCTGCTCTTCGCGGGCTCCGGGGCCTCCCGGGATCTGCTGGGGGCCTATCTGGCCATCTGCGTGCCCGGCAAGCTCTCCGCCCCCTGGTATGCGCTGCTGCTCAAGGGCGTGCTGTGCAATTTTCTTGTGTGCGTGGGGGTTTTCTCCGGCTTCCGCCTCAAGAGCGAGGGGGGCAAGGCCCTGGTCATCACTCTGGTCATCACCACCTTTGTCCTGGCCGGGCTGGAGCACTCCGTGGCCAACATGGCCTATTTCTCCCTCTACGCCCTGCTGGTGCCCGGCGCGGATTTCGCCGCCATGGCCCTGAACCTGCTATGGGTCACCCTGGGCAACCTGCTGGGCGGCGCGGTGGTGCTGGGCCTGCCCCTGTGGTACGCCGCCGAGGCCAAGTCTTAG